In Vespa velutina chromosome 1, iVesVel2.1, whole genome shotgun sequence, the genomic stretch aatctaatataatttcaatattttaagacttaatttgatttttgatagtttattgttttttaatactttataaaaccccatattcatttcttttgttttatttggcagttaaaaaacaaattatttttgttgtatgactttaatagattaatatttcaatgaactATTCATAAATCAAAggtatattaattgttttctttctataatttaCAGTTTTGATTCTCTACTATCTAAGAAATCAAGATGCCTGAATTACCACGTATCACACGTACATTGCGAATGTTCACTAATTTGGAtcgtacaaaaaaattattagatctTGCTcctaatgatttaataaaaaagcgagaagaacaaacgaataaattaaaaaagtaagataaaatttatgtatataagtatatatatttatgtgtataagtatatatatatatatatattttttttttatacttttatagtTATAGCGGTTCAAATTGGTTTGAAATATGTAAAACTGCTCCAGACATAATCTTACCTTTacttaataaattacataacATTGCTAAGAAGATTTTTagtaagtaataaattttaataatttaaatccatcaattatatcataaattaaaccgattacatttatttatctgcttttctttttatagataatCAATCGGCTGatgttattaatgaatttgCTTTATTTACTCTGTGTCTATTGATAGATTCAGATTGTATATCTCAAAAACAATTGGAACTTTTACGTCATTTGGCGAGTAATTTAACAAAACaagatatagataatattatgcaggtataattctttatatattatcagtattcttttatttctgttgcttttataatttgatataattttttaacatatgaCAGttcaaatcatttatttatttatgattagaTAATTGGAGATATTCGTGAAAAATTAGATCAAGATACACTTACacatttgattaaattaacCAACAAGACTTCAAATTCTAATAGTCCTAAGATGAATTATTTTGGATCAAAACTTTCTTATAATTCAGCAAAAGTACTTTGGCCTGATACTGGTAGGCTTCGTAATATGACAAATTTAGGACAACATACTGAATCATTTACCATGGCTTATGAAACAAAAGTTCCTCAACCAAACAAAGATGaggtattttaaatatattttatgtaaaataaatattaaattatttattaaatgttaagataaatctataaaatttatatctgtaATTGTTATTTCAGTATTCATTGCAATTTAACAAGTCAGTATTTATAAAAggtttaaaaaattgttataagaaatattcaacAGAAATGACTTTGGACAATTTTGGTTTAGTAATAGTATCGAAATTGGTAAATTCTGAAAACGTTGAAAATGAATTGTTCGATTTATTAGGTTATGAACACATTGAATTTATACAGTATATTATTGAGCATAAAAAGACTATCATAAGTTTTTATGGAACACAAAAACCATTAAAGCCACTACAATCCGCTCAAGGACCGGTGATTAGTGGTAAAGTAACCGTACAAtctgaagaagagaaacaattGCTGAAGCAAGtgcgtaaagaagaaaagaaatttaataagatttcgagtaaaagagatggaaaaaatgatgaagaagacATTATGATTGATCCAATTGAAttacgtttaaaaagaaaagaagcattAACAGCAATGGCTACTCCAATTTTTCCCAAAAGAAATGTAGtttcagaaagaaaagaaaactttccaTTCGTATTTGATTCTAAAGCAATTATTAAAAGTTCGGCAGGCTTAATTTCAGGACAAAAAGTTATGTTACCAGAAAATGTACAGATAAAAAACACACAATTGGGGGAAGAAATTCATATACCTATTCCAAATTTACAAAACATTGACATTCAAATTGATCCTGTTATGATTTCTTCCTTGGATGAAATTGGACAAATTGCTTTTACTGGCATAACGTCATTAAATCGAATACAAAGTATAGTATTTAATGTAGCATATAAcacaaatgaaaatttattgatttgtgCTCCCACCGGAGCAGGTAAAACTAATGTTGCCATGTTAAGTATAATTCATGAAATAAGGCAACATATGACACAAGACGTTACACAAAAtcaattcaaaattatttatatagcgCCAATGAAAGCATTAGCAGCAGAAATGACTGCTAATTTTAGCAAAAGACTAAATCGTCTCGGTATATCTGTACGTGAATTGACTGGTGATATGCAATTAACAAAACTAGAGATTCAACAAACTCATATGATAGTAACAACCCCTGAAAAATGGGATATTGTAACAAGGAAAGGTACAAGAGATATTGCTCTTACAAGTATTGTGAAGCTACTGATTATAGATGAAGTTCATTTATTGCACGGCGATAGAGGCCCTGTAGTTGAAGCAATAGTTGCTAGAACATTGAGACAAGTAGAGACATCCCAAAGTATGATTCGTATAGTTGGACTTTCAGCAACATTACCTAATTATGTAGATGTTGCAAGATTTCTGAGAGTAAATCCTTACAAaggtttgttttattttgatcaTCGATTTCGTCCTGTTCCTTTGAGTCAAACATTCATTGGGATAAAAGCACAGAGACCAATTGTACAGATAGGACATATGGATGAAGTATGTTACGATAAAGTTATTGATATGGTTCGTGAAGGACATCAAGTTATGGTCTTTGTACATGCTCGTAATGCCACCGTTAGAACGGCCACTGTAATCAGAAACTTagcaataaaaaatgaaacacaaaaattatttttatcaaaggaGCAAGAAAAACTTGCAGGTAAAGCATTCAGTAAATCACGAAATAAATACCTTTCTGATTTGTTTAACAGTGGATTATCAGTTCATCATGCAGGCATGTTACGTTCAGATAGAAATCtggttgaaaaatatttttctaaaggCTTAATAAAAGTATTGGTTTGTACGTCTACCCTTGCCTGGGGTGTAAATTTACCTGCACATGCTGTCATTATAAGAGGAACAGAAATATATGATTCTAAACATGGTACTTATATTGATTTAAGTATACTTGATGTTCTGCAAATTTTTGGTCGTGCCGGTAGACCACAATTTGACACATCCGGTCATGCTGTCATAATTACGActcataataaattatcacaTTATTTGTCGCTTCTAACTAATCAGATACCGATCGAAAGTAGTTTTATAACTTATCTAGCGGATAATTTAAATGCAGAGATTGCATTGGGAACAATATCGAATGTAGAGGAAGCTGTTGAATGGTTAAGTTATACATATCTTTTTGTACGAATGAAGTTAAATTGTTTGCAATATGGTATATCATATTCAACTATTGTAGACGATCCAAACTTggaacaaaaacgaaaagaattaattgatACAGCAGCAAAAGCATTGGATAAAGCTAAAATGATTCGATATAGTATACAAACTGGTGATGTTCACACTACAGATTTAGGACGTATTGCCagtcattattatcttaaatatgATACAGTTgagatttttaatgaattatcagAGAATGTCATGACCGAAGCAGATATACTTGCGATGATATCACGTTCCCAAGAATTTGAACAACTCAAAGTGAGGGACGATGAAATTGAAGAATTAGAACATTTATGTCAAGAATTCTGTGAAGTTGTACCGAAAGGCGGAGCAGAAAATATTTATGgcaaagtaaatattttgatacaaACTTATCTATCAAGAGGATGGGTTGAATCATTTTCTTTGACATCAGATTTAGCATATATCACGCAAAATGCTGTACGTATATGCAGAgcattatttgaaattatgcTAAGACAAAATAATGCAATAATGGCAAGTCGTTTATTAGAGATGGCAAAAATGCTTGAACTGCAACAATGGGATTATATGAGTCCGTTACGGCAATTCTCTTGTATATCAGcagaaattattaagaaaatagaagaacgcgatattacaataaataaattaatagatatggATGTTAAGGAAATTGGAATCATTTTGAATAATCAAAAAGTAGCTGCATTAGTGAAAAAATGCTGCAGCGAGTTTCCAGCACTGAAAATGGAATCTATCTTACAACCTATTACACGTACCATTTTAAGAATACGCTTGCAAATTACTCCTCAGTTTCGGTGGAATGACGCAGTTCATGGAAAAAATTCTGAAGCATTTTGGATATGGATTGAAGATCcagacaataattatatatatcatcatgagtattttattttgaccAAAAAAATGGTTTGTAAAAATCTTGAACAAGAAATTGTAATGACTATACCATTGTGTGAGCCATTGCCTAATCAATATTTGGTAAAAGCAACGAGCGATCATTGGCTTGGATGTGAGAATATGTTGTCTTTAACATTTCATGATTTAATTTTACCAGATATTCATCCACCGCATACCGTGTTATTAGAATTACGACCATTATCTGTAACAGCACTGAAAGACTcatctttcgaaaaattatatagattttcTCACTTTAATCCAATTCAAacacaaatatttcattgtctCTATCACACGGATAACAATGTTCTCCTTGGAGCACCAACGGGTTCCGGTAAAACAATTGCTGCAGAAATAGCTATGTTTAGAGTTTTTAAACAATATCCTGGTCAAAAGGTTGTATACATTGCACCATTGAAAGCTTTGGTTCGAGAGAGAATGCATGATTGGAAAGTAAGGCTTGAAGAACAGCTGGGGAAAAAAGTGGTAGAATTAACGGGGGACATAACTCCTGACATCAAAATTATTGCAAATGCTAGCGTCATAATCACGACTCCTGAAAAATGGGATGGCATTAGTAGAAGCTGGCAAACAA encodes the following:
- the LOC124947009 gene encoding activating signal cointegrator 1 complex subunit 3; protein product: MPELPRITRTLRMFTNLDRTKKLLDLAPNDLIKKREEQTNKLKNYSGSNWFEICKTAPDIILPLLNKLHNIAKKIFNNQSADVINEFALFTLCLLIDSDCISQKQLELLRHLASNLTKQDIDNIMQIIGDIREKLDQDTLTHLIKLTNKTSNSNSPKMNYFGSKLSYNSAKVLWPDTGRLRNMTNLGQHTESFTMAYETKVPQPNKDEYSLQFNKSVFIKGLKNCYKKYSTEMTLDNFGLVIVSKLVNSENVENELFDLLGYEHIEFIQYIIEHKKTIISFYGTQKPLKPLQSAQGPVISGKVTVQSEEEKQLLKQVRKEEKKFNKISSKRDGKNDEEDIMIDPIELRLKRKEALTAMATPIFPKRNVVSERKENFPFVFDSKAIIKSSAGLISGQKVMLPENVQIKNTQLGEEIHIPIPNLQNIDIQIDPVMISSLDEIGQIAFTGITSLNRIQSIVFNVAYNTNENLLICAPTGAGKTNVAMLSIIHEIRQHMTQDVTQNQFKIIYIAPMKALAAEMTANFSKRLNRLGISVRELTGDMQLTKLEIQQTHMIVTTPEKWDIVTRKGTRDIALTSIVKLLIIDEVHLLHGDRGPVVEAIVARTLRQVETSQSMIRIVGLSATLPNYVDVARFLRVNPYKGLFYFDHRFRPVPLSQTFIGIKAQRPIVQIGHMDEVCYDKVIDMVREGHQVMVFVHARNATVRTATVIRNLAIKNETQKLFLSKEQEKLAGKAFSKSRNKYLSDLFNSGLSVHHAGMLRSDRNLVEKYFSKGLIKVLVCTSTLAWGVNLPAHAVIIRGTEIYDSKHGTYIDLSILDVLQIFGRAGRPQFDTSGHAVIITTHNKLSHYLSLLTNQIPIESSFITYLADNLNAEIALGTISNVEEAVEWLSYTYLFVRMKLNCLQYGISYSTIVDDPNLEQKRKELIDTAAKALDKAKMIRYSIQTGDVHTTDLGRIASHYYLKYDTVEIFNELSENVMTEADILAMISRSQEFEQLKVRDDEIEELEHLCQEFCEVVPKGGAENIYGKVNILIQTYLSRGWVESFSLTSDLAYITQNAVRICRALFEIMLRQNNAIMASRLLEMAKMLELQQWDYMSPLRQFSCISAEIIKKIEERDITINKLIDMDVKEIGIILNNQKVAALVKKCCSEFPALKMESILQPITRTILRIRLQITPQFRWNDAVHGKNSEAFWIWIEDPDNNYIYHHEYFILTKKMVCKNLEQEIVMTIPLCEPLPNQYLVKATSDHWLGCENMLSLTFHDLILPDIHPPHTVLLELRPLSVTALKDSSFEKLYRFSHFNPIQTQIFHCLYHTDNNVLLGAPTGSGKTIAAEIAMFRVFKQYPGQKVVYIAPLKALVRERMHDWKVRLEEQLGKKVVELTGDITPDIKIIANASVIITTPEKWDGISRSWQTRSYVQKVGLIVIDEIHLLGEDRGPVLEVIVSRTNFISSHTSRKLRIVGLSTALANAIDLANWLGIKEMGLYNFRSSVRPVPLEVHINGFPGKHYCPRMATMNRPTFQAIRHHAPTSPSLVFVSSRRQTRLTALDLIAYLAAEDNPKQWLHMPEEEMENILENIKDSNLKLTLAFGIGLHHAGLHDKDRQTVEELFVNNKIQVLITTATLAWGVNFPAHLVVIKGTEYYDGKTKRYVDMPITDVLQMMGRAGRPQFDDSGVAVVLVHDLKKNFYKKFLYEPFPVESSLLAVLPDHINAEIVAGTIKNKQEFLDYLTWTYFFRRLMKNPKYYNLDTLEPLTINQYLSTLVDTTVKVLLDSHCIDYNEEDNILFPLSMGKIASFYYLSHLTMLMFQQALIEDLALHEYLKILCNSCEYNELPVRHNEELLNEDLAKMCRYQVDQYTYDSPNTKAYLLLQAHFSRLPLPCTDYTTDLKSVLDQAIRIIQAMIDIAAEKGWLASTLRIMQLLQMIIQARWIDEPAVITLPHINKEHLPLFSSLPAPLPVLCATTINNYNRLTKALSKEFHEEQIYQIHQVIKQMPMLCIDLMLHGNWEDGTEKKIPLQTNYNHVIDLHQDQDYTLVIGMKRKNHSDTLRAHCPMFQKGKDEGWFLVLGDISQRELWALKRVNGVNNHHRIYQLQFKAPYNTGPMKLTFYLISDCYIGLDQQYDIQVNIIP